CGGTGCCGTCGCCACACGGAGGTCCGCGACGAGGCGCGCCGCGACGGCGGTCGCGATCTCCTCCGGCCCGCGCGCCCCGACGTCCAGGCCGGCGGGCGCCTCGAGGCGGACGTCCGCCGCGGCCCCCCCGAGCTCGGTCGCCGCCGCCGCGCGCAACGCCCCCGAGCGCGCGCGGCTCCCGACCGCCCCCACCCAGCGCACCCCGGCGCGCGACGCCGCCAATATCCCCGCCGCGTCCAACTCCAGGCGGTGCGACGCCACCAGCACCCGCGCGTCCGGCGCGAGGGCCGTCGCGGCCACGCCGCGCGCGTCGAGCGTGCGCACCGCCGGCCGGCGCCCCGCCGCCGCCGCGACGGCGTCCGCGGCCGCCGCCAGCGCGTCGCGGGCCGGCGCGAACCAGGTCACGTCCCAGCCGTGGAAGGTCAGGGTGCGCGCGACGGCGACCGCGTCGGCGTCCGCCCCGACCAGCACCAGCTCCGGTGGGGCCGGCGCGACGTGCGCCCACCCCCCGTCGACCGGTCGCAGGCGGGCGCGCACGTCGGGCGCGGCGGGCGCGAGCGGCGCCCCCTCCGCCGCGCGACGCAGCGAGGGCGGCGCCCCGTCGGAAACGATCCGCCGCTCGGGGGTCGCCCACGCGCACGTCCCCGCGTCGGTCCCCCAGCGCCGCGCAGGACGGCCGGCCGCCAGGGCGTCCGCCCACGCGTGCCACGCCGACCGGTCCCCCCCGGCGGGATCGATGCTCTCGGCGAGGACGGTGAGGACGCCGCCGCACGCGACCCCCAACCCGACCGGGTCGTCGTCGCGGAGATCCAGCCGCCAGGTGCGCGCCGGCGCGCCCCGCGTCACGGCGCGCGCGCGGGCGGCGACCTCCGCCTCCAGGCAGCCGCCCGACAGGCGGCCCGCCACCGGTGTCGGGGGCGGACCGTCCGGGAACGGGGCGGCCGCCGGCCACGCGAGCAGCAGCTGCGCTCCGGGCTCCGCGTAGCCGTGTCCCTCGCGCGCGAGCAGCGTCACCAGGACCGACGGGCGGCCCGCCTCCAGCTGCGCCGCGAGGGCGGCCCCCACCTCCCGCGGGGCGCCGACGCGCCCCCGACCGGCGGCGTTCACGTCCAGCGGGCCGGGAGGCTCCGCGCGCGCGGCCCGCCGGCCGCGACGACCGCGTTCGCGATCGACGCCGCCACCGGCCCGAGCGGCGGTTCGCCCATCCCGTGCGGCACGTCGTCGCCCTCGAGGATCACGACCTCGACGTCCGGCACGTCGCTCGCCCGCGCGATGGCGTAGGCGTCGAAGTTGCCGGGCGCCACCCGCCCGTCCTCCAGCGTGACGGCCTCGTGCAGCAGCGACGACACGCCCCACGCGACGGACCCCTCCACCTGCGCGCGGACGCCGTCCGGGTTCACGACCACCCCCGGGTCGACGGCGACGACCACCCGGTGCAGCGTCGGCGCGCCGTCGGCGAACGACGCCTCGGTCACCTGCGCGACGCAGGTCCCGACGTCCACCGACGTCGCGATCCCGCGCCCGCGCCCCGCGGGGAGCGGACCGCCCCAGTCCGCCGCCTCCGCCGCCGCGCGGAGCACGCCCGCCAACCGCCGCTGCACGTCGTCCTCGTCCTCGTTCAGGTGCGCCAAGCGGAAGGCCAGCGGGTCGGCCCCGGCGGCTG
The nucleotide sequence above comes from Trueperaceae bacterium. Encoded proteins:
- a CDS encoding XdhC family protein, with the translated sequence MNAAGRGRVGAPREVGAALAAQLEAGRPSVLVTLLAREGHGYAEPGAQLLLAWPAAAPFPDGPPPTPVAGRLSGGCLEAEVAARARAVTRGAPARTWRLDLRDDDPVGLGVACGGVLTVLAESIDPAGGDRSAWHAWADALAAGRPARRWGTDAGTCAWATPERRIVSDGAPPSLRRAAEGAPLAPAAPDVRARLRPVDGGWAHVAPAPPELVLVGADADAVAVARTLTFHGWDVTWFAPARDALAAAADAVAAAAGRRPAVRTLDARGVAATALAPDARVLVASHRLELDAAGILAASRAGVRWVGAVGSRARSGALRAAAATELGGAAADVRLEAPAGLDVGARGPEEIATAVAARLVADLRVATAP